The Jiangella sp. DSM 45060 genome contains the following window.
GCCCCGACATCAGCGTCATCGGCATCGACGACAGCCCGATGTCCGGCATGGCCTACCCGACGCTCACCTCCATCCACGTGCCCGGCTCCGAGGCCGGCGCCCGCGCCGTCGACATCGTCCTCGACCTCGCCGACACCGCGGGCGACGCCGAGCCGTCCGTCGTCCAGCTGGAGACCCGGCTGATCGTGCGCAGCTCCACCAGCCCCGTCCGCGAGCGCTAACTCAGCTCCCCCGCCGTCGCGGCGGCGCCGTGGCGGGCCAGGTCGTCCAGGCACCGGGCGACGTCGGCCACCCAGGCGTCGTCGGTGGCCAGGTCGTCCGGGACGACGGCGGCAATGCGCAGCACCCGCGCGACGTCCGACGGGAGGACGGCGCGCAGGGCGTCGCGGGCCGGGTCGGTGACGGTGAGTGGGCGGCCGTCGTCGGAGCGGCCGGCCAGGACGAAACGCAGCCAGGCCGCCACCACCAGCGTCGCGGCGGCCGACGGACGACCGGCGGCGCGGGCGGCGAGGAGCGTCGGCAGCACCCGGACCGGCAGCTTCTGCGATCCGTCCGCCGCCACCTGGTCGCAGCGATGCCCGAGCGCCGGGTTGGCGAAGCGCCGCAGCACCGACGCCGCGTAGGCGGGCAGGTCCCAGCCGGGCGGCGCGTCGATGGTGGCCAGCACGTCGCGGTGCAGCGCCTCGACCGCGCCGCGGATCGCGGGGTCGGCGACGGCGGCGGCGATGGTCTCGTGCCCGGCCAGCGCGCCGAGGTAGGCGATCATCGAGTGCGCGGCGTTCAGCACCCGCAGCTTGGCCGTCTCGTGCGGTCCGACGTCGGCGACCAGCTCCGCGCCGGCCAGCTCCCACGGGGGCCGCTCGCCGGCGAAGTCGTCCTCGATCACCCACTGGCTGAACGGCTCGGCCGCGACCACCGCGTCGTCGGCGGCGCCGGTCAGCCGGAGCGCGTCGGCCCGGTCGGCCGGCGTGGTGGCCGGGACGATGCGGTCGACCATGGCGGACGGGAACCGGGCCGACGCCGCGATCCATCCGGCGAGGTCGCGCGCCAGCGGCGCCGGCAGCCGGGCCACGAACTCTCCCACCAGCGCACCCAGCCGCCGGCCGTTGCCGACCAGGTTGTCGCACGACAGCACCGTCACCGGGCCCGCGCCGGCCGCCATGCGCCCGTGCAGCCCGGCGGCCAGCAGCCCGAGTCCGGTCCGCGGCCGCTCCCCCGCCGCGACCGCCGCGACGTCGGCGCGCACGGCGTCGTCGTCGAGCAGCGCGCCGGTGACGGGGTCGGCGAGGTAGCCCTTCTCGGTGATCGTCAGCGTGACGACGCCGACCGCGGGGTCGGCGAACCGGGCGGCGACCGCGGCCCAGTCCGTCGGCGCGTGCCACGCCTCGGCGACGGACCCGACGACGTGCGCCGTCACCCGGTCACCGGAGCGGTCCAGCACCGTGAACAGCCCGTCCTGCCGGCGCAGCGCCGCGACGACGTCCGCCGAGCGCGGCGCCACCTCGACGATGCCCCAGCGCGGGTCGCCGGTCGCGGTTATCGCGCGGTCGGTGTAGACGGCCTGGTGCGCGCGGTGGAACGCGCCGACGCCGAGGTGGACGACGCCGGGCCGCGGCGCGGGCGTCGTCCGGGACAGCCGCGGCACCGTCACATCACCGCGCCGAGCTGCCACGGTGCGAACTCCTCGTCGCCGAAGCCGAGCGCCTCGCTGGCGGTCTGCCGTCCGGACGCGGTGGCGACGACGGCGTCGAAGATCTGCCGGCCCAGCTCGTCCAGGCCCATCTCGCCGTCGGCCACGGCGCCGCAGTTGAGGTCCATGTCCTCGGTCATGCGCTGGTAGACGGCGGTGTTGGTGGCCAGCTTGAGGCTGGGCACCGGCTTGCAGCCGTACACCGAGCCGCGTCCGGTGGTGAAGCAGACGATGTTCGCGCCGCCGGCCACCATGCCGGTGACGGAGACCGGGTCGTAGCCGGGGGTGTCCATGAACACCAGGCCGCGGCTGTCGACGCGCTCGGCGAACCGGCGCACCGCGCGCAGCGGCGTCGAGCCGGACTTCGCGACCGCGCCGAGCGACTTCTCCAAGATCGTGGTGATGCCGCCCTCCTTGTTGCCCGGCGACGGGTTGTTGTCGAGGCTGCCGCCGTGCTTGGCGGTGTACTCGCGCCACCAGGCGATGCGCTCCAGCAGCGCGTCGGCCACCTCGCGCGACTCCGCCCGGGCGGCCAGCAAGTGCTCGGCGCCGTAGATCTCCGGCGTCTCGCACAGCACCGCGGTGCCGCCCTGCGCGATCAGCAGGTCGGCGGCGACGCCCAGCGCCGGGTTCGCGGTGATGCCGGAGTAGCCGTCGGAGCCGCCGCACTTCAGCCCCAGCACCAGCTCAGACACCGGCACCGGCTGCCGCTGGACGTCCAGCCGGTCCAGCACGTCGGCGACGGCCTGGACCCCGGCCCGGACGGCGGCGGCGGTGCCGCCGGCCTCCTGGATGGTCATGCCGACGACGGGGGTGTGCTCGGGGAGGTCCAGCTCGGCGATCTGGTTGACCTCGCAGCCCAGCCCGAGCACGATCAGCGCGCCGAAGTTCGGGTGGTCGGCGTAGCCGGACAGCGTCCGCTTGAGCAGGTCCAGGCCCTCGCCGTCGGAGGCCAGGCCGCAGCCGCTGCCGTGCGTGATCGCGACGATGCCGTCAACGCTCGGGTGCGCCGCGAGCCGTCCGGACATCCGCACCTGGTCGGCGATCAGCTTGGCGACGGTGGCCGAGCAGTTCACCGACGTGATGATGCCGACGTAGTTGCGGGTGGCGACCCGGCCGTCGGCGCGGACGATGCCCTGGAAGGTCGCGGCCGGCACCGGCTCGGGCACGACGCCGCCGCCGATCGCGACGTCCTGGTCGACGGTGTCGTGGTAGCCGAGGTTGTGCAGGTGCACGTGGTCGCCGGGCTCGATCGGCGTCGTCGCGTGCCCGATGACCTGGCCGTACTTGAGCACCGGGGCGCCGGCACCGACGGCGCTCAGGGCGACCTTGTGGCCGGCCGGGACGAGCTGGCGGCTGACCAGCCCGGTACCGGGCACCGGCGTGCCGGCGGGCAGCGGGTCGAGCGTCACCGCCACGGAGTCGTCGGCGCGCAGCCGCACCAGCCGGGTGGGTTCGGGTGTCACAGGGGTCCTCCAGATGGTGATGCCGGCAGCCAGCGGCCACGCAGCACGGTGGCCCAGGGCCGGAAGCCGGGGTCGAAGATCGCCAGGTCGGCGTCCATGCCGGCGGCGACGGCGCCGCGGCGCGCGGACAGCCCGGCGACGGCGGCGGGCCGGCTGGTGGCGGCGGCGACCACCTCGGCGAGCGGCCAGCCGAGGTCGTCGTGCAGGTGGGCGAGCATGTCCGGGAGCGTGCTGGTGCTGCCGCCGAACGCCTCGGCGCCGGCCACCATGCCGACGCCGTCGCCGACGACGCACTCGACGGTGGCCAGCCGGTAGCGGTACCCGGCGGGCATGCCGGTGCCCGGGGTGCCGTCGGAGACCACGACGAGGCGGTCGCCGGCGCAGCGCCGGGCGATCTCCAGCAGCTCGGGCGGGAGGTGCCGGCCGTCGGCGATGACCTCCGCGGTGAGGTCGGCCGCGGCCAGCGCGCCCTCGAGCAGGCCGGGGACCCGCCAGGGCCCCTCGCGGCGGGTGGTGGACTGCCCGCTCCACAGATGGGTGACGTGCGTCAGCCCGGCGCCGGCCGCCTCGGCGAGCTGCCGCGCCGTCGCGTCGCTGTGCCCGGCCGCGACGACGACGCCCGCGGCGGCCAGCCGGCGGGTGGCGTCGACGGCGCCGGGCAGCTCCGGCGCGAGCGTGATCATCCGCAGCGTCGCCGCGTGCTCCAGCAGCACGTCGACGTCGCGTGAATTCGGCGGGGCCAGGACGGCGGGGTCGTGCGCGCCGCACTGGGCGGCCGCGAGGAACGGGCCCTCCAGGTGGACGCCGAGCACCCGGGCGGCGTCGGCGGGCGTTCCGGCGACGAGGCCGGACAGCGCCGCGACGCGCGCCGCCAGCACGTCGACCGGCGCCGACACCAGGCTCAGCTGGACGCTGGTGACGCCGGCCGCCGCGAGGTGCCGCAGCACCGCCGTCACCCCGGCCTCGCCGGCGTCGTCGAAGGCGTGGCCGGCGGCGCCGTGCACGTGCAGGTCGATCAGCCCCGGCGTGACGATGCGGCCGCCGACGTCGACGATCCGGGCGTCCGGCGGCACGGGCCCGGCGCCGACGGCGACGATGCGGCCGCCGTCGGCCAGCACCGTCCGGTCCGGCTCGACCCGGCCGTCACTCACCACCGTGGCGTGCGTCAGCGCCAGCATCGCTGCCACCTTTCAGCAACCGTTTGGATCGGGCTCAGCCGACCGGGACCTCCAGCTGACCGGCCGACTCGGGGTCGAGGAACAGTGTCGCGTGCCCTGCGGTCCGCAGGATGGTGGCGGGGCAGGCCGGGCTGATCTCGTCGCGCAGCGCGGCCGCGACCGCCGCCGCCTTGCGCTGGTCAGGCGTGCAGACCAGCACCTGCGTGCCGGACAGCAGCGCCGGCACGGTGAGCGAGATCGCGGTGGCCGGCACGGCGGCGTCGTCCGGGAAGTGACCCTCCCCGACCTGCTGCGCGCGCGACTCCGGCGTCAGCGTGATGACCCGGGCCAGCCGCTGGTCGGCGAAGTCGGCCTCGTTCGGCTCGTTGAACGCGATGTGGCCGTTCTCGCCGATGCCCATGCAGATGAGATCCAGCGGGCCCTCGCGCAGCAGGTCCTCGTAGCGCCGGCACTCGGCCTCGGCATCGGGCGCGTCGCCGTCGATGTAGTGCACCCGCTCGGGCTGGAACGGCTCCTCGATGCGCTCGCGGATCCAGCGCCGGAAGCTAGCCGGGTGGTCGGCGTCGATGCCGACGTATTCGTCCAGGTGGAACGCGGTCACGCGGTCCCACGGGACGTCCTGCGACCGCAGCGCCTGGACGAACGCGAACTGCGAGTTGCCGGTGGCGAAGACGGCGCGGGCCCGGCCGGTCCGGGCGACGGCGTCGCGGATGACGGCGGCCGCGCGCTCCGCTGCCGCCTGGCCCATCTCGGCGGTGCCGGAGTGCACCTCGACCGCGAGCTCGCCGGCCTGGAACTGGGTGATCGGTTCGGACACAGAGACCCTCCTGTGGGCATCGCTGGACGACGTCGCTGCAACCCTACTGCAAGTATTGACACAAATGCACAACCGCTTGCAGTATCGTCCGCACCCACCTCGCTCCCAGGTCTTGGAGGATCGATGAGCTCCCTTCCGGATGCCCGCCCCGACCGCACGGAGAACCACACCCTCACCCGCCGCGCCTTCACCGCGGCCGGCGCGCTCGCCGGCGTCGGCGCCTTCGTCGCCGGATCGCCCGCGTTCGCCGCCGTCCGCCGCGGCACCGCCGACGCCCTGGTCCCCGCGTTCCCCGGCGCGCTGGGCTGCGGCATGTACACCACGGGCGGCCGCGGCGGCGACGTCTACGAGGTGACCAACCTCGACGACTCCGGGCCGGGGTCGCTGCGCGAAGGGGTGAAGGGCAGCAACCGCACCGTCGTCTTCCGCGTCTCCGGCACCATCTACCTCAGCTCGCGCCTGGACATCAGCGGCTCGAACCTCACCGTCGCCGGCCAGACCGCGCCCGGCGACGGCATCTGCATCGCCGGCTACCCCACCCGCATCGCCGGGCAGAACGTCGTCGTCCGGTACCTGCGCTGCCGCATGGGCGACATCGCCGGCATCACCGAGGACGCGATGTGGTTCCGCCGCACCGCCGACGTCGTGCTGGACCACTGCTCGCTGACCTGGAGCACGGACGAGGCGCTGTCGCCGTACGAGAACACCCGGGTGTCGGTGCAATGGTGCATCGTCGGCGAGAGCCTGACGATGTCGGTGAACCCGGAGGGCAGGCACGGCTACGGCGGCATCTGGGGCGGCGAGAACGTGTCGTTCCACCACAACCTGATCATCCACAACTCCAGCCGCAACCCGCGGTTCGCGCCGGTCAACGCCACCGGACCGGACTACGCGCTGACCGTCGACCACCAGAACAACGTCATCTACAACTGGGGCTTCAACTCCGCGTACGGCGGCGAGGACTCCGCCGGCATCAACCTGATCGGCAACTACTACCGGCCCGGGCCGGACACGCTGGCCGAGGTGCGCGACCGCATCGTCGAGCCGACGGTGAGCACGCTCGGCGGGCCGGGGACCTGGTACGTCGCGGACAACCACATGGACGGCTCGCCCGAGGTGACCGCCGACAACACGCTCGGCATCGACGGCGACGTGCCGATCACGCTGCGCACCACGCCGGTGCCGTTCCCGCAGCCGCTGCCGGCCGAGGCGGCGACCGTCGCGTTCGATCGGGTGCTCAACGAGGCCGGCGCCATCCTGCCGCGCCGCGACTCCGTCGACGCCCGGCTGGTCGAGGACGTGCGGCGGCGCACGGGCCGGCTGATCAACTCGCAGACCGAGGTGGGCGGCTGGCCGTCGCTGGCCTCCGTCCCGGCTCCGGCCGACAGCGATCACGACGGCATCCCGGACGCGTGGGAGACGGCAAACGGGCTGAACCCGAACGACCCGGCCGACCGCAACACCGTCGGCGCCGACGGGTACACGAACCTCGAGCGCTACCTGAACTCGATCGGTGGCCCCGCGTCGTCGAACCCGTCCGTCACGCTGCTGCAGCCGGGAACGAACGCGCTGGTGGCGGCCGCACGCACGACCGGGCGGGTGGTGCTGAACGCGACCGCGACCGGCCACGGCGCCGCCATCGACCGGGTCGAGTTCTACGCCGGCGACGAGCTGATCGGCACCGCCACCAGCGCCCCCTACCGCGTCGAGTGGACCGGCGTCGCCGACGGCAGCTACTTCGTCACCGCCCGCGCCGTCGACACCGACGGCAACGCCACCTCGACCACCTCCACTCCGGTGCACGTCAACCGGATCACCCGCACCGCGCCCTGGGTCGGCGCCGACGTCGGCTCGGTGCCGGTGCGCGGCGCCACCTCGGTGTCCGGCGACGCGGTGACGGTGAAGGGGTCGGGCGCGATCGGCGGGACGGCGGACAGCTTCCGGTTCGCGTTCCAGCGCCGTGACGGCGACTGCGAGATCGTCGCCCGGATCGACGCCATCAGCAAGGTGTACCCGGAGGTGGCCGCCGCGGTGATGGTCCGCGCCGACCTCGCGCCGTCGGCGCCGTTCGCGATGATGGAGCTGACCTACCTGGGCAGCGGCAAGGTGTCGCGGTTCTCGGTCCGCTCCGCGCACGGCGCCGAGGCCGTCGTCACCCAGTACCCGGCCGTCCCCGAGGAGGTGCCGATCGACACCCCCTACTGGGTCCGCCTCACCCGCCGCGGCGCCACCGTCACCGGCGCCGTCTCGCCCGACGGCGTGACGTGGCACGAGGTCGGCGCCGCGGACGTCGCCCTGCCGCCGTCGGCCTTCCTCGGTCTCGCCGTCGACGGCCACCAGGAGAACACGGCCAACGCCCGCTACACCACGGCCACGTTCGGCGCGGTCACCGTGCGCTGACCAGCGCCGTCAGCTCGTCGTCGGGAAGGAGTAGCTGGCCGCGATCGAGTGATCGACTCGCGGCCAGCGCGACGTCACGACCTTGGCGCGGGTGTAGAAGGCGATCCCCTCGGGGCCGTGGACGTGCGACTGGCCGAACAGCGAGTCCTTCCAGCCGCCGAACGAGTAGTAGGCCATGGGCACCGGGATCGGCACGTTGATCCCGATCATGCCGACCTTGACGCCGCGCTGGAACCGCCGCGCCGCCTCGCCGGAACCGGTGAAGATGGCGGTGCCGTTGCCGTAGGGGTTCGCGTTGATCAGCGCGATCGCCTCGTCGACGTCGTCGGCGCGGACGACCGACAGGACCGGGCCGAAGATCTCGTCTCGGTAGACGTCCATCGACGGGGTGACGCGGTCGAGGACGGTGGGCCCGACGAAGAAGCCGTCCTCGTGGCCGGGCACGACCAGCCCGCGCCCGTCGACGGTGACCTCGGCGCCCTGCCGCTCGCCGCCGTCGATGTAGCCGGTGATCCGGTCGCGCGCGGCGGCGGTGACGACGGGGCCCATCTCGCTGGCCTCGTCGCGGCCGGGCCCGACCCGGACGGCGGACGCCTTGGCCGCCACCGCCTCGACCAGCCGGTCCGCGCCGCTGCCCACCGCGACCGCCGCCGAGATGGCCATGCACCGTTCCCCCGCCGACCCCATGGCCGCCGCGATCAGGTGGTCCGAGGCGAAGTCGAGGTCGGCGTCGGGCAGCACGACGGCGTGGTTCTTGGCGCCGCCGAGGGCCTGCACGCGCTTGCCGTTGGCGCTGGCCCGCTGGTGGATGTACTTGGCGATGGGGGTGGAGCCGACGAACGAGACGGCGGCGACGTCGGGGTGGTCCAGCAGCGCGTCGACGGCGGACTTGTCGCCGTTGACGACGCTGAAGACGCCGTCCGGCAGCCCCGCCTCGGCCCACAGCCGGGCCACCAGCTGCGACGCCGACGGGTCCCGCTCGCTCGGCTTGAGCACGAACGCGTTGCCGCAGGCGATGGCGACCGGGTGCATCCACATCGGCACCATGACCGGGAAGTTGAACGGGGTGATGCCGGCGACGACGCCCAGCGGCTCGCGGAACCCGTACACGTCGACGCCGGTGGACACCTGGTCGGAGTAGTCGCCCTTGAGCAGGTGCGGGATGCCGCAGGCGAACTCGATGACCTCGATGCCGCGCTGCACCTCGCCGAGCGCGTCGGAGACGACCTTGCCGTGCTCGTCGGCGATGATCTCGGCCAGCTCCCGCGCGTGCCGGGTGACCAGCTCGCGGAACGCGAACAGCACCTTGGTGCGCTTGGTGAGCGACGTCTGCGACCAGCTCTCGAACGCCTTGGCGGCGGCGGAGACGGCGAGGTCGACGTCGGACGGCTCGGCGAGCAGCACCTCGGCCTGCTGCTGCCCGGTGGCCGGGTTCCACACCGGCGCCGTGCGGGTCGACCCGGCCCGCGTCGTGGCGCCGTCGATCCAGTGCTCGATGGTCCTCATGCGTGGTTCTCCTCCGTCTGCCGCCCCAGCAGCGGCCGCTGCGCCTTCTTGTGCTGCTCGTACTCCGCGCGTGCCGCGCGGGTGGTGTCGAGCGCCGCCGTCTCGCTGACGGGGACGTCCCACCAGGAGTCGCTGTCCGGCGCGCCGGCCAGCGGGTCGGTCTCGACGTGGATGAGGATCGGGCCGCCGTCGGCCGGCGCCGCCTTCGCGTCGCGCAGCGCCGCGCGCAGCTCGTCCACCGTCGCCACCCGGACGACGGTGACGCCCAGGCTGGCGGCGTTGGCGGCGAGGTCGACCGGGAGCACGTCGCCGTCGAGCCGGCCGGACCGGTCGCCGCGGTAGCGGTAGGCCGTGCCGAACCGCTGCGACCCGAGCGACTCGGACAGCGAGCCGATGGACGCGAACCCGTGGTTCTGCACCAGCACGACGACGACCTTGACGCGCTCCTGGACGGCGGTCACCAGCTCCTGCGCCATCATCAGGTAGGAACCGTCGCCGACCATGACGAACACGTCGCGGTCGGGTGCGGCCATGCGGACGCCGACGCCGGCGGCGATCTCGTAGCCCATGGTCGAGTAGCCGTACTCGACGTGGTAGCCCTTCGGGTCGCGCGTGCGCCACAGCTTGTGCAGCTCGCCGGGCATCGACCCGGCCGCGTTGACGACGACGTCGCGCGGCCCGCTGACTTCGTTGACGGCGCCGATGACCTCGGTCTGCGCGGGCAGCGGCTGGCGGCCCGCGCCGTAGGCGGCGGTGACGACGGCGTCCCACTCGCGGTTCGCGGCGGCCGCGGCCTCGCGGTGGGCGTCCGGCGCCGACCAGCCGGCCAGCTCGGAGGTCAGCGCCTCGAGCGCGGCCCGGGCGTCGGCCACCAGCGGCAGCCCGGCGTGCTTGACGCCGTCGAACCCGGTGACGTTGACGTTGACGAACCGCACGCCGGGGTCCTGGAACGCCGTCCGCGACGCCGTCGTGAAGTCGCTGTAGCGGGTGCCGATGCCGATGACGACGTCCGCCTCGCGGGCGAACCGGTTCGCGCCGGGCGTCCCCGTCGCGCCGACGGCGCCGAGCGCGAGCGGGTGGTCGTACGGCAGGCTGCCCTTGCCGGCCTGCGTCTCGGCCACGGGGATGCCGGTGGCCTCGGCGAACGCCCGCAGCGCGTCCGTCGCCTCGCTGTAGACGACCCCGCCGCCGGCGACGATCAGCGGCCGCCGGGCGGTGCGCAGCAGCGCCACCGCGCGGGCCAGCGCGGCCGGCTCGGGGACGGCTCGCGGCACGTGCCACACGCGTTTCGCGAACAGCTCGGCCGGCCAGTCGTACGCCTCGGCCTGCACGTCCTGCGGCATCGCCACCGTGACGGCGCCGGTCTCGGCCGGGTCGGTGAGCACCCGCATCGCGCCGAGCAGCGCGGCCGGCAGCTGCTCGGGCCGCCAGACGCGGTCGAAGTACCGCGACACCGGCCGGAACGTGTCGTTGACGGTGACGTCCGGCCCGTGCGGCTGCTCGAGCTGCTGCAGGACGGGGTCGGCGACCCGCGTCGCGAACACGTCGCCGGGCAGCAGCAGCACCGGCAGCCGGTTGATCGTCGCCAGGGCGGCGCCGGTGACCATGTTCGTCGCGCCCGGCCCGATCGACGACGTGCAGGCCAGCGTCGACAGCCGGTTGCGCATGCGGGCGTAGCCGACCGCCGCGTGCACCATGCCCTGCTCGTTGCGGGCCTGGTGGTACGGCAGCGCGTCGGGGTCGGCCAGCTCGGCCTCCAGCAGTGCCTGGCCCAAGCCGGCCACGTTGCCGTGCCCGAAGATGCCGAAGCAGCCCTCGATCAGCCGGTGCTCGACGCCGTCGCGCTCGGTGAACTGCGCGGCCAGGAACCGGACGGTGGCCTGCGCGACCGTCAGCCTCATCATCGCTCCTTCCCCATGGGCAGCCGTGGGTCGGGCGCCTGCGCCGCCCACTCGTCGCGGACCCAGGCGTGCGCCGGGTCGTCGCTGATCAGCCACTCGCGGGTGGCGCCCGGACCGGCCATGACGTTCAGGTAGTACAGGTGGTACCCGGGCGCGGCGACGGACGGGCCGTGCCAGCCGTGCGGCACCAGCACGACGTCGCCGGTGCGCACCTCGGCCAGCACGTCGATCGGCCGGTCGTCGGTGCCGTAGACGCGGTGGAAGCCGAACCCGGCCGGGTCGCTGACCTCGAAGTAGTAGATCTCCTCCAGCTCCGACTCGACGCCGGGGAGGTCCTCGTCGTGCTTGTGCGGCGGGTACGACGACCAGTTGCCGGCCGGCGTGACGACCTCGACGGCGATCAGCCGGTCCGCGTCGAACGTGCCGGCCGAGCCGAAGTTGTGCACCTGGCGGGTGGAGCTGCCGGCGCCGCGGATCTCCACGGCGACGTCGCTCGCGGGCAGGTAGCGGGCGGCCAGCCGGTTCGTGCAGGGCGCGGCCGGCAGCGCGAACCGGGCGCCGTCAGCGTCATGACCGGCTGCGGTGACGGTGACGGACGAGTCGCGCGGCACGTAGACGGTGTCGGACGGGCCGCTGAACACGTCGGGTCGGCCGGCCAGCTCGAACCGCTCGCCGTCGACGTCCACCGTGCCACCGCCGTTCAGCGGCAGCACGAACAGCTCCTCGGCGCCGGTCTCGAACGTGTGCGACTTCCCGGGGCCCAACTCGAGCACCCGCAGCGACGTCCACCGCCAGCCCTCGACGGTCGACGGGGTCAGCTCGACGGCGTACGGGCCGCGCGCGGCGGTCCCGGCCGGGTGGTACCAGCTCATAGCAGGCTCACCGCCGTGTCGACCGCCGCCGCGACGTCGCCGTCCGGCGGGTACAGCAGCGTCCGCCCGACCACCAGGCCCAGCGCCGTCGGCAGCCGCAGCACCTTCTCCCACTGCCGGAACGCGGCGTCGGGGTCGTCCGGGACCTCGCCTCCGAGCAGTACCGCCGGCAGCGTCGACGCCGCCAGCACCCGCTCCATGCCGGCCGGGTCGTCGTCGACGACGGGCAGCTTCAGCCAGGTGTAGGCGGACGTGTTGCCCAGCCCGGCCGCGACCGTCACCGACCGGATGACCGCCTCGGTCGACAGGTCGTTGCGCAGCCGGCCGTCGTCGTCGCGGTAGGAGATGAACGGCTCGATCAGCGCGATCCTCCGGCGCTCGGCGAGATCGTCGACGGCGTGCCCGCAGGCCTGCAGCGTCGGCGCCGTCGCCGGGTCGGCGGGGTCGATGCGCAGCAGCATCTTGCCCATCTCGAAGCCCATGGCGTCGATGCCGCCGGCGTCGTAGCCGGTGAAGCGGTCGTCGATCTCGAAGACCGTGCCGGCCAGGCCGCCGCGGTTCATCGAGCCGACCACGACCTTGTCGTCCAGGGCGCCGAGCAGCAGCAGGTCCTCGAGCACGTCGGCGGTCGCCAGCACGCCGTTGACGCCGGGCCGGCTCAGCGCGACGACCAGGCGGTCCAGCAGCTCGCCGCGGTCGGCCATCGCCAGCGGGTCGGGCCCGGCCCGCAGCGCGCCGCGGGCCGGGTGGTCGGCGGCGATGACCATGAGCTTGCCGGTCGGGCCGAGCAGCGAC
Protein-coding sequences here:
- a CDS encoding aldolase; the encoded protein is MSADHVRTIVETRIHRPEAIAAAAAARKRPASLLGPTGKLMVIAADHPARGALRAGPDPLAMADRGELLDRLVVALSRPGVNGVLATADVLEDLLLLGALDDKVVVGSMNRGGLAGTVFEIDDRFTGYDAGGIDAMGFEMGKMLLRIDPADPATAPTLQACGHAVDDLAERRRIALIEPFISYRDDDGRLRNDLSTEAVIRSVTVAAGLGNTSAYTWLKLPVVDDDPAGMERVLAASTLPAVLLGGEVPDDPDAAFRQWEKVLRLPTALGLVVGRTLLYPPDGDVAAAVDTAVSLL
- the iolD gene encoding 3D-(3,5/4)-trihydroxycyclohexane-1,2-dione acylhydrolase (decyclizing), coding for MRLTVAQATVRFLAAQFTERDGVEHRLIEGCFGIFGHGNVAGLGQALLEAELADPDALPYHQARNEQGMVHAAVGYARMRNRLSTLACTSSIGPGATNMVTGAALATINRLPVLLLPGDVFATRVADPVLQQLEQPHGPDVTVNDTFRPVSRYFDRVWRPEQLPAALLGAMRVLTDPAETGAVTVAMPQDVQAEAYDWPAELFAKRVWHVPRAVPEPAALARAVALLRTARRPLIVAGGGVVYSEATDALRAFAEATGIPVAETQAGKGSLPYDHPLALGAVGATGTPGANRFAREADVVIGIGTRYSDFTTASRTAFQDPGVRFVNVNVTGFDGVKHAGLPLVADARAALEALTSELAGWSAPDAHREAAAAANREWDAVVTAAYGAGRQPLPAQTEVIGAVNEVSGPRDVVVNAAGSMPGELHKLWRTRDPKGYHVEYGYSTMGYEIAAGVGVRMAAPDRDVFVMVGDGSYLMMAQELVTAVQERVKVVVVLVQNHGFASIGSLSESLGSQRFGTAYRYRGDRSGRLDGDVLPVDLAANAASLGVTVVRVATVDELRAALRDAKAAPADGGPILIHVETDPLAGAPDSDSWWDVPVSETAALDTTRAARAEYEQHKKAQRPLLGRQTEENHA
- the iolB gene encoding 5-deoxy-glucuronate isomerase, producing MSWYHPAGTAARGPYAVELTPSTVEGWRWTSLRVLELGPGKSHTFETGAEELFVLPLNGGGTVDVDGERFELAGRPDVFSGPSDTVYVPRDSSVTVTAAGHDADGARFALPAAPCTNRLAARYLPASDVAVEIRGAGSSTRQVHNFGSAGTFDADRLIAVEVVTPAGNWSSYPPHKHDEDLPGVESELEEIYYFEVSDPAGFGFHRVYGTDDRPIDVLAEVRTGDVVLVPHGWHGPSVAAPGYHLYYLNVMAGPGATREWLISDDPAHAWVRDEWAAQAPDPRLPMGKER